Proteins found in one Hypomesus transpacificus isolate Combined female chromosome 20, fHypTra1, whole genome shotgun sequence genomic segment:
- the map7d2a gene encoding MAP7 domain-containing protein 2a yields the protein MAAPNAQSAQVPCMSPPSVAVIADRKCPSASLGSPIRMVTHPGSPGPAGKHKKRAQTNGHPSPSRLPGNNNNHADKQYAEGYLKTDDRMRLAKERREERDKGLVAREQAIKEKDRRARLQYERTVEERWRRLEEQRHKEELRRAAVEEKRRLRLEEEKERLEALMKRSLERSLQLEQRPRRWMWGTAAASHGDSENALLPLAAASAFPHDLAAPLPAVSESAPCSPHRSPYRGSPGRADRHRVGLQGAPEESVRSSQSTPNTPKKERLRRERRTASPAMVSTARRAQSPAMVSTARRAQSPAMVSRHPASPKLISKSRGRSPNAVRQYNFSPVRHRPSPADVDEDKKGEDKRNLDAPRAENKGLAHTDKPLGRCESPVKRKADAHGLEKSSPAESPERRFPNAETPEKRPSKVENIGTIQTKEESLEIKDSPERDCTRMGTPVKKIPKPTSNEKDKSTDAEKSTDELTSPVTPTGKAVAGTTNAEEASRLLAERRRQARVQKELEEKQRHEKEEEERRKAEQLKKRLVEERARQEEETQRVNERNKQEVLHRKTEHEEIQQVQLDKEKEDAEIHAQQESDRHRQEREIQKIQEEEERHQRKKRIEEIMKRTRKTEAELKQTEEAQGGQPVSPPGEGWMNTQTITGFNVEATLKVESQVKGEFITQGSKQGSVPVKIAAQEQAHVNNQGKAKANGNVCNEGTPVKSDLTMGTEAKDMTEHVTEHATEHVTEQKPAPAVTVEDSTQGAKQESAFVKGQVSVQVKTQGRAPLNVKAADQIDQRENTKSLKAKVTKQEQALSMQGHMKKDETSPKSSSQPTSARLERVDSPSQPTSAQLEKVDSPSQPINAQLEKVDSPQVTRKVTTQATNGGGKGGVVASVPSLVVTQTGGLLRPPPRLDVKSRGGASDEVQSMEVSPVSKEELISIPEFSPVNEVQPNVMTNDRALEDLLDLTGHVAFPKLSPLGNQGDCNKNLIGGVCSPCSESQLIQTVPHPAKSSNKVNK from the exons ATGGCGGCACCCAACGCACAATCAG CCCAAGTTCCATGTATGTCGCCACCGTCCGTTGCTGTGATAGCTGACAGGAAATGCCCCAGCGCCAGCCTTGGTTCTCCAATCAGAATGGTCACTCACCCCGGAAGCCCCGGACCTGCTGGGAAACATA AGAAGAGGGCCCAGACCAACGGCCATCCCTCGCCTTCACGTCTCCctggcaacaacaacaatcatGCAGATAAACAAT ATGCGGAAGGCTATCTGAAAACGGACGACAGGATGCGTTTAGCCAAagagagacgggaggagagagacaagggcctCG TGGCGCGGGAGCAGGCGATCAAGGAGAAGGACCGGCGGGCCCGGCTGCAGTACGAGCGCACGGTGGAGGAGCGCTGGAGGcgcctggaggagcagaggcaCAAGGAGGAGCTCCGCAGGGCCGccgtggaggagaagaggaggctgCGGCTCGAGGAGGAGAAG GAGCGGCTGGAGGCTCTGATGAAGCGCTCCTTGGAGCGCAGCCTGCAGCTGGAACAGAGGCCCAGGCGCTGGATGTGGGGCACTGCCGCGGCCTCTCACG GTGACAGTGAGaatgccctcctccctctcgctGCCGCCTCCGCCTTTCCCCATGACCTCGCAGCCCCCCTTCCTGCCGTCAGCGAATCCG CTCCCTGCAGCCCGCACAGGTCGCCGTATCGAGGCTCCCCAGGCCGTGCCGACCGCCACAGGGTCGGCCTCCAGGGGGCGCCAGAGGAGTCGGTCAGAAGCTCCCAGTCCACTCCCAACACCCCCAAG AAGGAGAGACTGCGCCGAGAGAGGAGGACCGCCTCTCCAGCCATGGTGTCGACCGCCAGGAGAGCCCAATCTCCAGCCATGGTGTCGACCGCCAGGAGAGCCCAATCTCCGGCCATGGTTTCGAGACACCCCGCCTCCCCCAA GTTGATATCAAAAAGTCGTGGCCGGTCGCCTAACGCTGTGCGCCAATACAACTTTTCCCCAGTCAGACACAGGCCCAGCCCAGCAGACGTCGACGAGGACAAGAAAGGGGAGGACAAAAGGAACCTGGACGCACCGAGAGCAGAGAACAAGGGCCTCGCCCACACAGACAAACCCCTCGGGCGGTGTGAGAGCCCCGTGAAAAGGAAGGCTGACGCCCACGGCCTTGAGAAGTCCTCTCCGGCAGAGAGCCCGGAGAGAAGGTTCCCGAACGCAGAGACCCCTGAGAAGAGGCCTTCCAAGGTGGAGAACATCGGCACTATTCAGACCAAGGAAGAGAGCCTTGAGATAAAGGATTCCCCTGAGAGGGACTGCACCAGGATGGGCACCCCGGTGAAGAAGATACCAAAGCCTACGAGCAACGAAAAAGACAAAAGCACAGATGCAGAGAAGAGCACAGATGAAC TGACATCGCCGGTGACGCCAACGGGAAAGGCGGTTGCCGGGACGACAAACGCCGAGGAGGCATCCAGGCTGCTGGCTGAGCGGAGGCGTCAGGCAAGGGtccagaaggagctggaggagaaacaacggcatgagaaggaggaagaggagcg tcgGAAGGCCGAGCAGCTGAAGAAAAGActtgtggaggagagagcccgTCAGGAGGAAGAGACTCAACGCGTGAACGAACGaaacaaacaggaagtgctCCACAGGAAGACCGAGCACGAGGAGATACAACAGGTCCAGCTGGAcaaagag AAGGAAGACGCAGAGATTCACGCCCAGCAAGAATCGGACCGTCAtcgtcaggagagagagatacagaaaatccaagaagaagaggagagacaccAAAGGAAGAAG AGAATTGAGGAGATTATGAAGAGAACCCGCAAGACCGAAGCTGAGCTGAAG CAGACAGAAGAGGCCCAGGGTGGCCAGCCTGTCTCCCCACCAG GGGAAGGGTGGATGAACACTCAGACAATTACTGGTTTCAATGTGGAAGCGACTTTAAAAGTAGAGTCTCAAGTGAAGGGAGAGTTCATTACCCAGGGCAGCAAACAAGGGAGTGTACCAGTCAAGATCGCGGCCCAGGAACAAGCACATGTCAACAATCAGGGGAAGGCAAAGGCGAATGGGAACGTTTGTAATGAAGGGACTCCTGTGAAGAGTGACCTGACAATGGGCACAGAAGCTAAAGATATGACTGAACACGTGACTGAACACGCGACTGAACACGTGACTGAACAGAAACCCGCCCCGGCGGTGACGGTGGAGGATTCCACCCAGGGTGCGAAGCAGGAGAGTGCCTTTGTGAAGGGACAGGTGTCTGTCCAGGTGAAAACGCAGGGTCGCGCGCCGTTGAATGTCAAAGCCGCTGACCAAATCGATCAGCGGGAGAACACAAAGAGTCTTAAAGCCAAAGTGACCAAACAGGAGCAGGCATTGTCTATGCAGGGCCATATGAAGAAGGATGAAACCAGCCCAAAATCAAGCAGCCAACCAACCAGTGCTCGTCTAGAGAGGGTGGATAGCCccagccaaccaaccagtgCTCAGCTAGAGAAGGTGGATAGCCCCAGCCAACCAATCAATGCTCAGCTAGAGAAAGTGGATAGCCCCCAGGTTACACGGAAGGTAACCACTCAGGCAACTAACGGAGGTGGCAAAGGAGGGGTTGTAGCGAGCGTGCCGTCACTGGTGGTGACCCAGACAGGAGGCCTACTCCGCCCTCCCCCCCGTCTGGATGTGAAAAGCAGGGGTGGGGCCAGTGACGAGGTGCAGTCCATGGAGGTCAG CCCTGTCTCTAAAGAGGAGCTCATCTCCATCCCCGAATTCTCCCCGGTCAACGAGGTTCAGCCGAACGTCATGACCAACGACCGTGCTCTGGAGGACCTGCTGGACCTGACGGGACATGTGGCCTTCCCCAAACTGTCCCCTCTCGGAAACCAAGGCGACTGCAACAAGAACTTGATTGGTGGGGTCTGTAGCCCCTGTTCTGAATCCCAGCTCATCCAGACAGTCCCTCATCCTGCTAAGTCCTCAAACAAGGTCAATAAATAG
- the lipia gene encoding lipase member H isoform X1: protein MDRKCVGEREEDMQKWPKPESNTRWPRLVEKMLLWWFLVLPLLGTIQICKARGCDEFTDLDLHHAFIGTTLEVRLLLYTRENSTCGQQLSHHNLSAQPHFNLSRPTTLVIHGFRPSGSPPVWLSNITQQLLSTADMNVLVVDWNSGAATFNYFKAVENTRGAADNITGFIRNMQNHGASLSTIHMVGVSLGAHMSGFVGANFNGKIGRITALDPAGPQFTATDPKDRLDPTDAQFVDVLHTDMDALGFRKPLGHIDFYPNGGADQPGCPKTIFSGGSYFKCDHQRSVFLYLESLKRTCPIRAFPCTSYTEFQDGHCMDCQQFNTSGCPMFGYDVIKWKAALVNLPQSKFFFTTNEESPFCQMSYKVEIVTWNEETHWCFLTIKIHSDRKEAKATINHKASKFEKYTTTQLLAQFDENLENIQKISVKMSTRNVFKPKRKLRVLRICLTDLERKDRPLCRYDLVLKENMEVTFRPIPCEDSNF from the exons ATGGACAGGaaatgtgtgggagagagggaggaagacatgCAGAAATGGCCCAAGCCAGAATCAAACACGCGGTGGCCTCGTCTG GTTGAAAAGATGCTCCTTTGGTGGTTTCTGGTGCTGCCGTTGCTTGGAACTATTCAAATATGCAAAG CCAGAGGATGCGATGAGTTCACCGACCTGGACCTCCATCACGCGTTCATCGGAACAACCCTGGAAGTTCGACTGCTGCTGTACACCCGGGAGAATTCCACCTGTGGTCAGCAGCTGTCCCACCACAACCTGTCTGCCCAGCCTCACTTCAACCTCAGCAGACCCACCACCCTGGTCATCCATGGCTTCCGGCCGTCCGGTTCCCCGCCAGTCTGGCTGTCTAACATCACACAGCAGCTTCTATCCACAGCAGACATGAACGTTCTGGTGGTGGATTGGAACTCTGGAGCGGCGACTTTCAACTACTTTAAGGCTGTGGAAAATACCCGAGGTGCCGCAGACAACATCACTGGATTCATCCGTAACATGCAG AACCACGGGGCCTCTTTAAGCACCATCCACATGGTTGGCGTCAGCCTTGGAGCCCATATGTCGGGCTTTGTCGGAGCTAACTTCAATGGCAAGATCGGGAGAATCACAG CACTGGACCCAGCTGGGCCTCAGTTTACCGCCACTGACCCCAAAGACCGTTTGGACCCGACCGATGCCCAGTTTGTAGACGTCCTACACACGGATATGGACG CCTTGGGTTTTAGGAAACCTTTGGGTCATATTGACTTTTATCCTAATGGGGGAGCAGACCAGCCTGGCTGCCCAAAGACCATCTTTTCCG GGGGATCCTATTTCAAGTGCGACCACCAGAGATCCGTGTTTCTTTATCTGGAGTCCCTGAAACGGACCTGCCCCATCAGAGCTTTCCCTTGCACCTCCTACACAGAATTCCAGGACGGGCACTGTATGGATTGTCAACAGTTCAATACGTCCGGATGCCCAATGTTTG GTTATGACGTCATTAAATGGAAAGCTGCTCTGGTAAATCTACCCCAATCcaagtttttttttaccaccAATGAAGAGTCCCCATTTTGCC AGATGAGCTACAAGGTAGAAATTGTGACATGGAACGAGGAAACGCATTGGTGCTTTTTGACCATCAAAATACACAGTGACCGCAAAGAAGCAAAGGCAACAATCAACCA TAAAGCTTCAAAGTTTGAGAAGTACACCACCACTCAACTATTGGCCCAGTTCGATGAGAACCTCGAGAACATCCAGAAGATCTCTGTCAAGATGTCCACCCGGAACGTGTTCAAGCCCAAGCGTAAACTACGCGTGCTTCGCATCTGCCTAACAGACCTGGAGCGTAAAGACAG GCCTCTTTGTCGTTATGACCTTGTCCTGAAGGAGAACATGGAGGTGACCTTCAGACCCATACCCTGTGAGGACTCCAACTTCTAA
- the si:dkey-71d15.2 gene encoding SH3 domain-containing kinase-binding protein 1 isoform X4 produces the protein MGNVNSALTADIEDFDSIVSVSERLNELATHVADERLQAQLLSLASLPDLQVTQTRKHEDQGSDKRKEATDNLETSPSKLQLSSTSITSHIGSSARTPQPFSSLLPGALAAVLPTALPSPLTSDPGLRSHPAGQLPATLEELRTELWDLREDMELMKSQHNKEIKLLMNELDEEKKIRLSLQVEVQRMKKKMSK, from the exons ATGGGCAACGTTAACTCCGCCCTCACTGCTG ACATTGAAGATTTCGATTCAATTGTGTCTGTGTCGGAGAGACTGAATGAGCTGGCCACCCATGTGGCAGATGAGAGACTACAGGCACAGCTTTTGTCTCTG GCTTCTCTCCCTGACCTACAAGTGACCCAAACACGAAAGCATGAAGACCAAGGCAGTGACAAGAGAAAGGAG GCCACTGACAATCTGGAAACCTCCCCTTCGAAGCTCCAATTATCCTCCACTTCCATCACATCTCACATTGGATCCAGTGCCAGAACTCCCCAACCCTTTTCCTCTCTGCTACCAGGGGCTCTGGCAGCTGTCCTGCCCACcgctcttccctctcccctgacctctgaccctgggcTGAGAAGCCATCCTGCTGGCCAGCTTCCAGCCACTCTAGAAGAGCTGAGGACAGAGCTATGGGACTTGAGGGAGGACATGGAACTCATGAAGAGCCAACATAA CAAAGAAATTAAACTGCTGATGAATGAGCTGGATGAAGAGAAGAAAATCCGCTTGTCATTACAG GTGGAGGTGCAACGGATGAAGAAGAAAATGTCCAAATGA
- the si:dkey-71d15.2 gene encoding SH3 domain-containing kinase-binding protein 1 isoform X1 codes for MGNVNSALTAGKTHCHSVHSSNMFRKHMKPFERFIDPLQMFPGALHIVIVLLIFRFTDIEDFDSIVSVSERLNELATHVADERLQAQLLSLASLPDLQVTQTRKHEDQGSDKRKEATDNLETSPSKLQLSSTSITSHIGSSARTPQPFSSLLPGALAAVLPTALPSPLTSDPGLRSHPAGQLPATLEELRTELWDLREDMELMKSQHNKEIKLLMNELDEEKKIRLSLQVQCILIGELLKRQVIIRIST; via the exons ATGGGCAACGTTAACTCCGCCCTCACTGCTGGTAAGACACACTGCCATTCTGTGCATTCCTCCAACATGTTCCgtaaacacatgaaaccatTCGAACGCTTCATAGATCCTTTACAAATGTTTCCAGGTGCATTACACATTGTCATTGTGTTGCTTATCTTCCGTTTCACAGACATTGAAGATTTCGATTCAATTGTGTCTGTGTCGGAGAGACTGAATGAGCTGGCCACCCATGTGGCAGATGAGAGACTACAGGCACAGCTTTTGTCTCTG GCTTCTCTCCCTGACCTACAAGTGACCCAAACACGAAAGCATGAAGACCAAGGCAGTGACAAGAGAAAGGAG GCCACTGACAATCTGGAAACCTCCCCTTCGAAGCTCCAATTATCCTCCACTTCCATCACATCTCACATTGGATCCAGTGCCAGAACTCCCCAACCCTTTTCCTCTCTGCTACCAGGGGCTCTGGCAGCTGTCCTGCCCACcgctcttccctctcccctgacctctgaccctgggcTGAGAAGCCATCCTGCTGGCCAGCTTCCAGCCACTCTAGAAGAGCTGAGGACAGAGCTATGGGACTTGAGGGAGGACATGGAACTCATGAAGAGCCAACATAA CAAAGAAATTAAACTGCTGATGAATGAGCTGGATGAAGAGAAGAAAATCCGCTTGTCATTACAGGTACAGTGCATATTAATAGGTGAACTTTTAAAGAGACAAGTCATAATACGGATAAGTACATGA
- the si:ch211-114c12.2 gene encoding serine/arginine repetitive matrix protein 1 produces the protein MVRPQFGPSCFKTRPHSDGYSNMTHEEHHSRSQRGFRGQPGKGPSNWRDTRGRGRPQFITRSPLMGERREQPFSQWSSPNHNSFHTYPSAKEPYHGNRKPSPARPNVLPPTQPRSSPMSPARTSPGERGASFHAHHSTHHSASPRHHHGQPPDRWPAPPLHRSFRGLHRGPNPSREDARGWGPWRHPGPMEDTPTARGAKRWNRRGGLAHSYDGERGPAGLAGPAQRKPRELYARGLYPERSSAERDPRKQHGAMGREMKGNAHYSGEWQQDRSAFHHPPYRPAPWKGGPPHAPFYHNSPHGRPEGPLPQRKRCFPEHDNGSEHNQPKHPRRDVPHFVTNGPRAFGGKPLSLRDKSRIIKGRKMRAESVMRLKAPPRTRDEEPATAPKARPQEEGPHRSALAMRKERFQENAEPLRKRASNKTRQSPPNSDGNSSRSSRDSESAKEQGASGQASREHSSSPIDRLSKDLVVVSQWHAAPNSSSDERSSSRERTSKTKTERHFTSDGHPKPKEHCSTIHVVHTSPKNHRGRYFDNQRQENMQEEHHRSGRSFREPGPPQRPGFYPGPRRTFSDPAGQFRKPLMGTFVPRQFPNQKPVFRKSQSIMSKYRNMQTLRQRVPDQREGNNRRW, from the exons ATGGTCCGGCCTCAGTTTGGACCTTCTTGCTTCAAGACCAG GCCCCACTCAGATGGCTACAGCAACATGACACATGAAGAGCATCATTCCCGAAGTCAGCGAGGCTTCCGAGGCCAACCTGGAAAAGGCCCTTCCAACTGGAGGGACACCAGAGGCAGGGGACGTCCCCAGTTCATCACAAGGTCCCCGCTGATGGGAGAGCGAAGAGAGCAACCGTTCAGTCAATGGAGTTCACCAAACCACAATTCGTTTCACACGTACCCCTCTGCTAAAGAGCCGTACCATGGCAACAGGAAGCCTTCCCCGGCCAGGCCGAACGTCCTCCCCCCAACCCAGCCCCGCTCTTCCCCCATGAGCCCCGCCCGAACCTCCCCAGGCGAGAGAGGGGCGTCCTTTCACGCTCACCATTCCACCCATCATTCCGCCTCGCCACGTCACCACCACGGCCAGCCCCCGGATAGGTGGCCGGCGCCTCCACTCCACAGGTCTTTCAGGGGCCTCCACAGGGGTCCGAATCCGTCCCGCGAAGACGCGAGGGGCTGGGGTCCCTGGAGGCACCCCGGCCCCATGGAGGACACACCCACAGCTCGTGGGGCTAAACGCTGGAATAGGCGTGGTGGTTTGGCTCACTCGTACGACGGGGAACGCGGGCCCGCCGGGCTTGCCGGTCCCGCCCAAAGGAAACCCCGGGAGTTGTATGCGAGAGGCCTATATCCTGAGAG GTCTTCTGCCGAGCGAGATCCCAGGAAGCAGCATGGTGCGATGGGAAGGGAGATGAAGGGCAATGCCCACTACAGTGGAGAGTGGCAGCAGGACAGGAGCGCCTTTCACCACCCTCCGTATCGCCCCGCCCCGTGGAAAGGAGGCCCGCCCCACGCCCCTTTCTATCACAACAGCCCTCACGGGAGGCCGGAAGGCCCGCTGCCCCAACGCAAGAGGTGCTTCCCGGAGCACGACAACGGCAGTGAACACAACCAACCGAAGCACCCCCGGAGAGACGTCCCGCACTTCGTCACCAACGGCCCCCGGGCTTTCGGCGGCAAACCCCTGTCCCTCAGGGACAAGAGCCGCATCATAAAGGGCCGCAAGATGAGGGCGGAGTCCGTGATGAGGCTCAAAGCCCCGCCGCGGACCCGAGACGAAGAGCCCGCGACCGCCCCGAAGGCGCGCCCCCAGGAGGAAGGCCCCCATCGGTCCGCGTTGGCCATGCGAAAGGAGCGCTTCCAGGAGAACGCCGAGCCCCTGAGGAAGAGGGCGTCGAACAAGACGCGTCAGTCACCCCCTAATTCCGACGGCAATTCgagcaggtcctcgagggactCGGAGTCAGCCAAGGAACAGGGGGCGTCTGGTCAGGCCTCGAGAGAACACAG CTCCTCCCCCATAGACAGGTTGTCCAAGGACCTAGTCGTCGTGTCCCAATGGCATGCTGCACCAAACTCCAGCTCGGACGAGCGGTCCTCCTCCAGGGAGAGAACTTCCAAAACCAAAACTG AGCGCCATTTCACCTCAGATGGCCACCCTAAGCCGAAAGAACACTGTTCCACAATTCATGTCGTCCATACTTCACCAAAAAACCACAGAGGCAGATATTTTGACAATCAAAG acAGGAAAACATGCAAGAGGAGCACCACAGGTCTGGTAGATCCTTCAGGGAACCAGGACCGCCACAG AGACCTGGCTTCTACCCTGGTCCAAGGAGGACATTCTCTGACCCAGCAGGACAGTTCAGGAAGCCTCTCATG GGGACGTTCGTGCCAAGGCAGTTCCCCAATCAGAAACCGGTGTTCAGGAAGAGCCAAAGCATCATGTCCAAGTACCGCAACATGCAGACGCTTCGTCAGAGAGTTCCCGACCAACGGGAAGGGAACAACCGACGCTGGTGA
- the lipia gene encoding lipase member H isoform X2 encodes MLLWWFLVLPLLGTIQICKARGCDEFTDLDLHHAFIGTTLEVRLLLYTRENSTCGQQLSHHNLSAQPHFNLSRPTTLVIHGFRPSGSPPVWLSNITQQLLSTADMNVLVVDWNSGAATFNYFKAVENTRGAADNITGFIRNMQNHGASLSTIHMVGVSLGAHMSGFVGANFNGKIGRITALDPAGPQFTATDPKDRLDPTDAQFVDVLHTDMDALGFRKPLGHIDFYPNGGADQPGCPKTIFSGGSYFKCDHQRSVFLYLESLKRTCPIRAFPCTSYTEFQDGHCMDCQQFNTSGCPMFGYDVIKWKAALVNLPQSKFFFTTNEESPFCQMSYKVEIVTWNEETHWCFLTIKIHSDRKEAKATINHKASKFEKYTTTQLLAQFDENLENIQKISVKMSTRNVFKPKRKLRVLRICLTDLERKDRPLCRYDLVLKENMEVTFRPIPCEDSNF; translated from the exons ATGCTCCTTTGGTGGTTTCTGGTGCTGCCGTTGCTTGGAACTATTCAAATATGCAAAG CCAGAGGATGCGATGAGTTCACCGACCTGGACCTCCATCACGCGTTCATCGGAACAACCCTGGAAGTTCGACTGCTGCTGTACACCCGGGAGAATTCCACCTGTGGTCAGCAGCTGTCCCACCACAACCTGTCTGCCCAGCCTCACTTCAACCTCAGCAGACCCACCACCCTGGTCATCCATGGCTTCCGGCCGTCCGGTTCCCCGCCAGTCTGGCTGTCTAACATCACACAGCAGCTTCTATCCACAGCAGACATGAACGTTCTGGTGGTGGATTGGAACTCTGGAGCGGCGACTTTCAACTACTTTAAGGCTGTGGAAAATACCCGAGGTGCCGCAGACAACATCACTGGATTCATCCGTAACATGCAG AACCACGGGGCCTCTTTAAGCACCATCCACATGGTTGGCGTCAGCCTTGGAGCCCATATGTCGGGCTTTGTCGGAGCTAACTTCAATGGCAAGATCGGGAGAATCACAG CACTGGACCCAGCTGGGCCTCAGTTTACCGCCACTGACCCCAAAGACCGTTTGGACCCGACCGATGCCCAGTTTGTAGACGTCCTACACACGGATATGGACG CCTTGGGTTTTAGGAAACCTTTGGGTCATATTGACTTTTATCCTAATGGGGGAGCAGACCAGCCTGGCTGCCCAAAGACCATCTTTTCCG GGGGATCCTATTTCAAGTGCGACCACCAGAGATCCGTGTTTCTTTATCTGGAGTCCCTGAAACGGACCTGCCCCATCAGAGCTTTCCCTTGCACCTCCTACACAGAATTCCAGGACGGGCACTGTATGGATTGTCAACAGTTCAATACGTCCGGATGCCCAATGTTTG GTTATGACGTCATTAAATGGAAAGCTGCTCTGGTAAATCTACCCCAATCcaagtttttttttaccaccAATGAAGAGTCCCCATTTTGCC AGATGAGCTACAAGGTAGAAATTGTGACATGGAACGAGGAAACGCATTGGTGCTTTTTGACCATCAAAATACACAGTGACCGCAAAGAAGCAAAGGCAACAATCAACCA TAAAGCTTCAAAGTTTGAGAAGTACACCACCACTCAACTATTGGCCCAGTTCGATGAGAACCTCGAGAACATCCAGAAGATCTCTGTCAAGATGTCCACCCGGAACGTGTTCAAGCCCAAGCGTAAACTACGCGTGCTTCGCATCTGCCTAACAGACCTGGAGCGTAAAGACAG GCCTCTTTGTCGTTATGACCTTGTCCTGAAGGAGAACATGGAGGTGACCTTCAGACCCATACCCTGTGAGGACTCCAACTTCTAA
- the si:dkey-71d15.2 gene encoding SH3 domain-containing kinase-binding protein 1 isoform X3 has product MGNVNSALTADIEDFDSIVSVSERLNELATHVADERLQAQLLSLASLPDLQVTQTRKHEDQGSDKRKEATDNLETSPSKLQLSSTSITSHIGSSARTPQPFSSLLPGALAAVLPTALPSPLTSDPGLRSHPAGQLPATLEELRTELWDLREDMELMKSQHNKEIKLLMNELDEEKKIRLSLQVQCILIGELLKRQVIIRIST; this is encoded by the exons ATGGGCAACGTTAACTCCGCCCTCACTGCTG ACATTGAAGATTTCGATTCAATTGTGTCTGTGTCGGAGAGACTGAATGAGCTGGCCACCCATGTGGCAGATGAGAGACTACAGGCACAGCTTTTGTCTCTG GCTTCTCTCCCTGACCTACAAGTGACCCAAACACGAAAGCATGAAGACCAAGGCAGTGACAAGAGAAAGGAG GCCACTGACAATCTGGAAACCTCCCCTTCGAAGCTCCAATTATCCTCCACTTCCATCACATCTCACATTGGATCCAGTGCCAGAACTCCCCAACCCTTTTCCTCTCTGCTACCAGGGGCTCTGGCAGCTGTCCTGCCCACcgctcttccctctcccctgacctctgaccctgggcTGAGAAGCCATCCTGCTGGCCAGCTTCCAGCCACTCTAGAAGAGCTGAGGACAGAGCTATGGGACTTGAGGGAGGACATGGAACTCATGAAGAGCCAACATAA CAAAGAAATTAAACTGCTGATGAATGAGCTGGATGAAGAGAAGAAAATCCGCTTGTCATTACAGGTACAGTGCATATTAATAGGTGAACTTTTAAAGAGACAAGTCATAATACGGATAAGTACATGA
- the si:dkey-71d15.2 gene encoding SH3 domain-containing kinase-binding protein 1 isoform X2, whose product MGNVNSALTAGKTHCHSVHSSNMFRKHMKPFERFIDPLQMFPGALHIVIVLLIFRFTDIEDFDSIVSVSERLNELATHVADERLQAQLLSLASLPDLQVTQTRKHEDQGSDKRKEATDNLETSPSKLQLSSTSITSHIGSSARTPQPFSSLLPGALAAVLPTALPSPLTSDPGLRSHPAGQLPATLEELRTELWDLREDMELMKSQHNKEIKLLMNELDEEKKIRLSLQVEVQRMKKKMSK is encoded by the exons ATGGGCAACGTTAACTCCGCCCTCACTGCTGGTAAGACACACTGCCATTCTGTGCATTCCTCCAACATGTTCCgtaaacacatgaaaccatTCGAACGCTTCATAGATCCTTTACAAATGTTTCCAGGTGCATTACACATTGTCATTGTGTTGCTTATCTTCCGTTTCACAGACATTGAAGATTTCGATTCAATTGTGTCTGTGTCGGAGAGACTGAATGAGCTGGCCACCCATGTGGCAGATGAGAGACTACAGGCACAGCTTTTGTCTCTG GCTTCTCTCCCTGACCTACAAGTGACCCAAACACGAAAGCATGAAGACCAAGGCAGTGACAAGAGAAAGGAG GCCACTGACAATCTGGAAACCTCCCCTTCGAAGCTCCAATTATCCTCCACTTCCATCACATCTCACATTGGATCCAGTGCCAGAACTCCCCAACCCTTTTCCTCTCTGCTACCAGGGGCTCTGGCAGCTGTCCTGCCCACcgctcttccctctcccctgacctctgaccctgggcTGAGAAGCCATCCTGCTGGCCAGCTTCCAGCCACTCTAGAAGAGCTGAGGACAGAGCTATGGGACTTGAGGGAGGACATGGAACTCATGAAGAGCCAACATAA CAAAGAAATTAAACTGCTGATGAATGAGCTGGATGAAGAGAAGAAAATCCGCTTGTCATTACAG GTGGAGGTGCAACGGATGAAGAAGAAAATGTCCAAATGA